GTGCTTTATGGTTTGGAGGGATCCCAGGACTCTGAAGGGGAGGTTTTGGAGAGGAGGTCCATCCAGGTGATGGGGCAGGAAGTGATGGAGACTTGAGGTGAACAGGTGAAGCAGCAGCAGACCCCAGAACAGGTGGGGACTTAatggaagcagcagcagctggccctGCCAGCATGCCTGCCAGCTGCGATGGAGTCTGGGGGGACTTGAGGTTCCCGGAGGGTGAGCCCAACATTGGTGACTGAACTTGGCGCATTGTGGGCGATTTCAAAGGGTTAATGCCTGGGGAATgcacctggctgcctgccacagaTATATCCAAAGGCTTCCGCCCCAGGCCACGCTGAACTGGAGGAGCTGTATTGAGGCTAGTGGGGTTACTGGAAGGGTTGAGAGGTAGTGGTGGCATATGACTGAGCCGGCTGTTAGTCCTTTGGTCAGGCCCAACTGATTCTCTGAGATTCCGCAAGCCACTGTTGCTGCCTGGACCCTGAGACATGGGGAGGAATGGCCTGGGGCCCATGCCATACTCTTGCTGAGGGTGCTCACCAAATGGCAGGGGTACCATCTTCTGCTGAGCAGGCAGCATGTCTGCGCCACCAGGGCGTAATTTCATCATCTCCTCAGGGCCCGCCCCAGCCTCTCTCATCTTCTGAGGTATCATCTGAGAGTTGGATCCCATGTTGATGTTTAGACTGACCTCTCCCTTCATCCCACTAGGAACCACCCCAAATTCAAGTTCCCGACCAGGGCCCATCTGTGGAGGCATTCCTTTTGGAAAGTCACCCCTGGAAGGACTCAGAGGGCCCTCAACTGGTATTCGAGGAAAAATGGGATTATTCCCAGAATCAGTATGTCGCTGGGAGCCTGGGATCATCCTATTCATCTCCATGCTGGGCCTGATACCATCTATACTCATCCCCGGAGGGAGACCCAGCTGTTTCTCTGCCAGTTGCTGTTGAAAGATCTCTTCAGACAATCCCTGGGGGTTCGGGAAGCGCTCCCCTCGGCCAGGACCACTGAAgacgccctggccaggtgggaaGTTTCGACCATCTGGGATTTTTGGCACATCATCTGGCCAACTGACTCCAGAAAGACCTGGTCTAGATGCCGGGTTGGGGATATTTGGCCCCTCCATTTCAGAGTTTATCATCCCTGCAAAGCCAGGGAGGCGCATCTGGCTCCCTGGCATGTTGGGGTGGGGAGCTATGCCCCTCGGGGGCAGAGAATGTGGCATGTTGATCCCATCAGCAAATGGCTCTGCACCCCCAGGTCCCCAGCCTTCACTGGGGGTCATCTGGTATGGAGGGGGAGGCCCTCGGGCCACTCCTCGAGGTCCATGCTGATGGATCATCATGTCCTGGAGGGAGCACTGCTGCACAACCACTTGCTCctgctttctcctcttctcttcatAAAACTCCTGCTGCAATTTCAGCCAAGCTATCTGCTCAGGGGTCATATGATCCAAGTGGTCGGGTCCCATGGGCCCAGACTGAGAGTTCATGGAAGATGGAACCATTTCATCTGGAGAAAAGGGCACATCTCTATGTCCTTGAGGGCCAAATGGAGCTCCCACATCTGTCCGGGGCCCAGGTCCCTTACCTAGGCTTTGGGATTGAGCCATCATGGCCTGTATTGGGCCTTCTGGTTTTTTCTGAGGTCCATCTAATACCCCAGTATTCTGCTGGGGTCCCCCACTTTGTCCTGTGAATTCTTTCTCATCAGGGAAAAGCATTCGTTGGATATCTCTGAGCGTTTGTAAGGAGCGCTCCCGGTGCTCCAGCTGTTCCTGAGACAGTCCATCAGGGTTCTCTCCCAGTGTGGGGGGCTCTCCACTGGACACTGGTGGAGGCGGTGGGGCTTTGGAATCTGCTGATGAGCTATTGCTCCCCTGAGAGACAGGGGTCACTGCTCGGTTGTTGGGCGTCAAGTTGGGCCCGGTACCATCTGGGGGCAGTGGAGTGGAGCTGGCAGGACTGCCTACAGAAGAAATCAGTTTGTTTTCTACCCCAGGACTATCCTGGTCCAGGGGCCGCGGGGGTGCGGCAGGCTTGGGTGCTGGTGCCGGAATGGGTGGAGTTGGCTGTAGTCTGGTATTCTGGGAAGAATTCTGGTCCTGGCTGGCTGGAGCTGAGGGCTGTTGTGTGAGAGGTTTCATGTCATTCCGAAGAGCGGATATCTGTGTATTCTGAAGATAAATgagatttaaaagttaaaaatcattGGTAAATTGAATAGAAAGGCAATTAAAAGAGCAAGATATGCTATAAAGGACTCATTCCAGTCACACAAATCTACCCTGACACTTGCTGTAAAATCGCTAGTGTACAATCCCACTTTGACATGgagacattttgatttttttttcttccactttactGTCAAATGGCATTGTCCTCCCCTGGCTGAAGATTAGGTTTCAATAACTATAAGCATGCCAGGGAGAGCCACTCTGCCAAAGTGAATATATTTGAGTATCTATTTCGAGGAACAGGTTTGATATCACATGTCTACTATGTGTTTCTGATTCAGGGCGAGATTAGTTTCTTGGTATGTGGGAGGTTGTACCTAacacctttttctttccctgaaagtATAACTTATAATGCAGACATCTCATTATCAATCAAAAGGCCTGATGTTTTCAGCTGAAACAGAAAGTACTTGTTATAGCCCCATCCTCTACCAGCCAAAAGCCACAGGCAAGGCCACCCCATTTCAGTGTCTCTTCTGGCAGAGTGATGACCAACATACTCCACTCCTTGAGTTTCTAGGGAGCCTGGCACCTCTGgtttctgttttcagtttgtGATCACTGATTCTATATTTGATAAGAATTTGTACATTAACCGTAGTAAGATAATCTGCAGGCAGGAAGTGTCTGTGGAGAAATCTGAGGCTATCTAGCTCATGGTgtctctttatctgttctttccaATGGACAGCAGACAGCCCTTTTTACAGGCTGGATGATTgccttattattatttattaagtagtAATGCATACTGAGCCCTGGGTAAAAGCATACTCACCTACAGCAGGTGACATGAATGCTGTTAGTATTTGGAAGAAGGACGTGTATGTTCTGGGTCTAAACTTTGGCACTGCTTGAGTTACTAAGGAACAGAACTGACCAGCCTACAAACAGCACCTCAGAGATCTTTCACCAGCCTCCAGGGAGCCACATGATCCCTTTTTGGTGTTCATTTGCTCCTACCTGTTCACTTAATCCAGTCTGTGTTTCCAAAACCCTAAGGATCTTACTTacctctccacctcctctctggaATGTTTACCGGTATATCTTTGCATAGGAACAGTTTTTGTTGCACAAACACAAagacacatctttttttttaaattttattgttgttcaagtacagttgtctgcgtttacTCAAAGACACATCTTTGAGTGTTCATATTCTGTGACTGTGTATAAGTATTTTTCACTTGCAGGTGTCTATGCACGTACATCTGCAGACTGGTGTGGGTCAGGATTGGCTGAATCTACAGGACTCTGTATGGTCAAAGTATTTTCCACATCTGACTCTTTAAGGAGACTGTGGGATCACCTTCATTTCCTTCCAGTGCCATTTTAAGTTTGGTTTTGTCAGCCAAGTTTTCTTTGCTGGGGGTGGGCACTGATTTCAAATAAGGTGACCATGACAGAAGAAATACTTTAGTACCatccttttttatactttttcttttattttgtatcctcacccaaggacattttgagagagaggaagggagagaggaaaggagagagaaaaacattgatgtgagagagaagcatcaattggttgcctcttataggTTCCccgacaggggactgaacctgcaacctaggcatgtgcgctgactggtaATGGAACCCGCAATCTTTTGGTTATAGGACAActtcccaaccaactgagccacactggtcagggacagtaccatcctttttattttagatttggaGCGATGGTGATTTGATAATTCCCAATTTCCTGCTTAACTccttttctgatttaattttacCATCAGAGAAGGTGGAGGTAAAAACTGTATTAAAATCTATcattaagccctgactggtgtggttcaatgggttgggcatcatcccacagaccaaagggttgttggttcaattcccagtcagggcacatgcctgggtttcaggccaggtccctggtgggggcatgtgagaggtaaccacacactgatgtttctctctctttctctttctccctcccttctcctctctctaaaaataaataaataaatacaatctcttTTAGAAAATCTGTCATTGTCAATAAGATGTTGGTTGAATTGCATTGTATCCTGTGCATCCTAagacaatataaaattttaatttatataaatataaattaaaacacatttatacAGATAGATACACACATACTTTAAATACTAGATATGCCCATCCTCTGTCCTTGCATAGTAGAGATGCATGCggaaaatgaaatttctttttcaagACTAGGAAAGCCCAAACTCTGTTATGTTAATAGAGAGGAGCTTTGTTGATATACAACATATACAAAacaacatatacatattttattttgaattgtcACTTCAgtcatttattgccatttaactTTTCCCATGTTCAAGAGTAATCCCAGTATTAGATGTTATGCTTCCTGAAAGCAGAGATTGTCTTGAACCTCACAGTGTCCCCATAGCATTCAGTGAAATGCCTTAACAATGCCAGACACAAAAAAATATCTTTTGGTTTAATTTGGTACACTACCTATATTAAAATAACCACCGTATGCTTTTTCTAATGTAGTTTATGTTAAGTGCTTTAAGTTCCAGGCAGGAAACAGActaacatttattataattttgaaaatatcaagCAATTAAAAGTATTCAATACTTTTAACTActctcattttgaaataaatgagaATCATTTTGAAAGTCACCAAGACTCTGATTTATGACTTTATGATTCTATGACTTTATGATTTATTGGCATGAACTCCACTATTGTAGTTTTAGTTGTTGCTTTAGTTCTGTTCTTCAACTAGCTCaagagtgttttgtttttaaatcctgcTTTAATCACAGGGCCTGAATTTAGATTTTCCCAGAGACAGTTACATGAAGGAAATCCTAAGATATGTATCTAACCCTTTTTTATTTCCCATCTTTTCCCTCCTAGTAATTCATCAATATTACCAGCTGGCTAGTAGAAAAGGCCAGTACAGTGTGATAGGCCTCAAACCACAATGCCAAAATTAGGTTAAATGCCCAGAATGTAGTTTATAACATCAAGACTCTTGCCCTATGGATGACATGCTCCATCTCCCACCTTTAGTCAGAACCTTTAAATCATTATTTCAATTCCAAAATGACATACCACGGGGGCTGTGCTTCTCTCTGTCTTGCTATTTGAGATGTTCTGGATGTGGAAAGAGACGATTGTTTCAACCTGGCCCTTCAATACCGCTTCCGCAGCTCTACAAAGACAAAAATGCACACACTAGGGCTTGTTTCTAGTTCGCTTACTCTAAGTCCAAAGCACTTTCACCCCATACTGAACTTgtaagagggaggaaggagaagtataaagaaccaccagaaatgttaaagaaatcaGCAGAAATAGGTTGTCgttatatgaggggggacccaaaaaacccctgcaatttatttataaaaaagtatgtatttatttttacattttaatcttcGGTCACGTTCaaaatactttccatttgatgcaatacacctattgagactttcttccactactcaaaacagtttttgaacttgttgattttgatcccttttagtgcttctgccattttttgtttctcagcaaaatgtttccctttgaggactttttcatcaggggaaacaaaaaagttgctcggggcagggtgagatcaggtgaataggaagggtggggcgcAGGGGTCATGTCCtgttggtcaaaaactgctcaacactcagtgcggtgtgggcaggtgcagcGGGCGTGCTCATAAATCTCCCATCACGACGTGGACAAAGGtgttaaaagagtcttcaaaaaaaaattcactgaagcctaatACAGCCACTCACAAtaccaccagctggtgcactgatacagatgggttcctagaacactcatctagtgggGGAaccctgtactacaaggggcatggcctccagaagataattcgtTTTTGGGGAGCCCCCCCCTCACATGTCTACCATTTACCATTAAACTTCTTGAAATTAAAAGATAGCCATTAGCAAATCTCAAAagaggcattaaaaaaaacccaagattTTCTCCCTCAAACCAATATACCATGGTGGGTATTTTATAGAGAATCCTAGTTCAAAATCCCAACCTGAGAAGGGTGAACATGAAATCTCATAACACCTAATGATACTAAGGCTGTCAAAATTCactttgtatattaattttaaaatcttaattgaAAAGAAAGTCAGAAACCTGTATGTAGGctatattcacatttttaataaataaataagtaaaaacccATTGACCCATCCATCCACCAAAAACACATGTACCAAAATGTTCAGAGTAGTTATCTTGATGAATTCcagagatgtttttctttttagttacttacattttttttaactattccaaaaataaacacgTATTTACTTACgtcatttaaagaaagaatactaAGGTATAAAAAAGTGTATGGCACAATCAATCCCTTTTGTGTTTAAGAAGGCATATATGTATGTTTGCATAAGCACAAAATATTTCTGGAAGGAAAGCCAAGGAAGTTATCATTGTGGCTGCCTCTGTGGAGTGGGGCTGGgtaggttttatattttattttacctctttctATCTGTTAACTTTAAGTggtgggggggagaggtggggaagaaaAGTATCAATAAGAACTTAGGCGTCCAAACATGCAAACCAAGCCAACAGCAAGACCCAGCCATCAACTTACTTATTGGCCATCTCAGTAGAAAACACATACACCACTTTGGCTGGAGTCTTCTGAGCAGGTGTGGGCTCTGGGACAGTAGTCTGGCCATGGGAGGGGGTGGAAGACCTGGGGGCCGTAGCATTTGACGGGGTCATCGAGTGTGGTGTGTGTTGTGAATCCTGGGACTTTATATGGTCAGCAGAATTACAttctgaaagaataaaaagactcaTGTCATAGAAAGAATAAAACTCTTTTCTGCCAGCATATACAACATCCTAACACAAACCCACCTTGAGAATTCTGAGGAAGTACCTTGCTAAGAGGAAACCCCTTTTACTCATAAAAACGGAAATATGCTTCTCTCTAAAtgactaaattataaaacattcttCCCCCATCTCCTTCTCTACCATACATCCTTCAGATAGTAGCATAAATGTCTCTTCTTCCTGGAAACCTCTTTGGAATCTCTTGGACTGTACCAGATACCCCTGCTAGTTGAACCCAGAGCCcctaatttctcttattttagcATTTAGCATTTTACAAATGTTATCAAGGTTATTTAATGGTCTGTCTAGGTGCACTCAAATCCTTCAGGAGAGCAACTGTATCTGTCTTCCTGGTCATGCCACCACCcacacccagcacagtgctggcacTAACAGGCTTCCCACAAACacctgagggaggaaggaaagacaggTGAATATTCACCCaggttttcatttctaatttggGTTTGAGAATCACACTTCCACTTCTTCAACACTAACTTCATGTTCTGGCCTGCAGTTATGATTTTTGGTCTTATACCAGGAGAAAAAAGGCCTAAAACCACATCCACTGATCCCATATTCTTGCTGGCTCACTCCATTTTTGTGCCCACCTGATCTCTATCACATGTAGCTACTCACTCCTGCCCCACTGAAATCAGCTGTGACAAACTTAGACTAGTGCCAGGAGTTCCCCTTGTGCCTACAACTCTGGAAAAATGGCAACCAGACAGCACAAAACCCAAGCTTTGGAGGATTAATCTcatggagaagaaaaggaaaggctaGAAAAACTGCTCCAGTGTGGGCCACCTGCATTGACTAACTGGAGCTACTGGCTTGACACTGAAGCACATCCATCAGAACATGGTTAGGGTCATAGAACATGTGACCATAACCCCCCAAAAACCTGCACATCCTTCAGAGCAAGAATTCCTCAATAAGGTGGTTCCAAACTATTCTTCAGTATaggaaaatgggaagaaacaGTTCCATCTTAAACTGCAAACTCCTGAATCTGACACCTACACTCCTCTCTTGGCTGTTAGGTTCTCCAACATCCACCAAtgtcagagaggccttccctcaGGAATACCTACATCCCTCTGAGTCTCAAAGATCTTATAGACATACCTTTAATGTCAGAGTCATCGTTTGGAGTCCCAGGATCTCTCTGATCAAAGGAGTCGGCGGAAATACTTCGCTCCCTTTTCCCCTTGCCCTTGGCACCATTTCCAGCCCCATTCTTCAGCCCCATGCTCCCACCTGAGCCAGGGAGCGCTTTAGGGGTATGGCCCCCACTCTTGGAGTCACAGGGGGATGGCTGGGATTGGCTGGCTGAGCCCCCCTGTTTACCCTGATTGGAGAATTTGGAATCCAGCTGGGGGTTTCCAGATGGGGACATCACTGTAGGGGGACGAACCATCACCTCCTGCTTTGACTTAGGGCTACTAAAAGAGACAAATAACAAAGGGAGATCAGACACTGGATACAGCTGGTCATCACAAATTAGGGAGAAGCAGAAGCAGTGGGGTGGTTACTTGACGCCTCAGTAACCACCCCACGTTTCACCTTAGCAACTTGCTTGTTTGCTCCACCCCTGCTCCCATCTCAGAGAGGAGGACCAAATAGAGTGGCCTGCCACATGGGGACCCATCTGTAGGGCTTCTGTCAATAAAGTACAATGGTACACAGTCTTACACTAAGACTAGTGCAGAGTAAACAAATAGGCATCATGGAGATCAAAATACTACCCCCCGCAGCTGATGACATGGGTCAGCTGTAACGGGAGTCCAGCTTCCCTGCTGGAAAATATAAGCAGGTCCAGAAGAGTGCGGAAACCCTCTGTGACTGGCAGGTGAGGAAAACCCTCCGGATCTAACGCCCACCTCCCCAATAAGCAGCATCACGCAGAGCAGATACACTAACCCCTACCCCCCAGGGCACTAGGAAAAATTCTTGTAAAATGTCAATTCAAGTGCTATGGACCAGAGGAAGAAgcttcacagtccaggggccaTTGTTTTAGTTCTGGAACCTTAGTCCTCCTCACTATTccaggcctcagttccctcatttgcCAAGGTGAGCACACTGTACTGAGTAGTCTTTAAGGTCATTTTGTTTGTGCTTTGGTGAGGAGAGAGTGGTAAGAAGAGGTCAAGAGATGATGGACAAAAGAATAGCAAAGAAAAACTCTGAACATAAATGTTGCCTGTTTACTATCCTATtactatttacatattttctcttcctttccccatttGGTTTCATGTACTTCTAGTTCCACACATTGTTCTACCAATGAGTGTTCATGGTCCCCCTATGACATTTCCAAGTGGTCACAAGTGCAGCCCTTGCCCTtacctctgtgtgtttcctgatGGAGAGTTCCTCACTTTCGGGTTACTGGAATGCATTGATTGAAATCCTGAGCCTGCAGTCACAAACAGGGACGGGCTCCCCGAGTTCGTCTCGGGCTACAGCAGAAATGGATACTGAGGGCAGTGGCAGCAGCCCACTGCTTGCTGGGTGCGTCCCTTAGCGCTGGCCACCTGTatgcctttttcctctttgttttcctctgctgTGGAAATGGGTCCTTTCCCCTTGCAGCTCCAGCATTCTCTGGGTGTGTGCCTCCTGCTGCCAAAGGAAAATCTCGCATCTCCAGGGCACACTGCATGAAAAGCCCACCCAGAAAAGAATTGGGCaaaaacacagagacacagaataCTCTTAGAACAGGATCAAGGTTAAAGCACTAGCCAACTCAACAATGTAGCAGCTAGATCATTCCTCAGCTGCCATCAGGGTTAAAGGACAGGGCAATGTTCATATTCTGGCCCAAAGGCTCTGGTGCTAAAGCAGCTGAAAAGTGGCTAAGGCTTTCTGCCAAGCATACCAGCCTCCCACCCAAACATCATGTACCAGGCATTTGCAAGCAGATtcgagaaaaacatttttatcttgaGCCGCATATTCTCTATTACACTTCTCTACTTCCAAATACAAAACCCTCAAAAACTtgagtttttactttttcaaaacaatgctttgaaaaccactgggttCTCCAAATCCATAGCAACTATCTGGTGTTTCACCTTTGATGACAAACAACGGCAACCGAAATGGAACGAACCCACCCCAACCTCAAGCCATGAAACAAATCAATCTATGCCTATATTCTCAGGGCCTCAGGGTGGGTAGACATTAAAGGAGGTATTTCTGAAATCAACTACAGAGCCAATACTAAATACATCAGTTATTCTCTCTGATTTCCATGATCTTTCTATTAAACTATGTCAAGTATGTGTCTTGTGTTCTCATTGCTTAATGACAGGGATTGCAGGCATGGATAAGCATCGGAATGACCCATAATGCTGAAGGTAAAAGAACATCTTTGTAGGCTATGGTATTTTAGAGCCAATTTGCAAGGCAAATTTAAAGCATAAAGGTCAAGAAAACATTCCCAAACCTAGGCAGAGTACAAATGAGAAAGCCCTTCATTTAGAGAAAAGATGGTCTCTGTGTAACCACTGTTccttcacctccctccctgccttctgaTATTTCACCAATGGAGTATAGGACTAAAGAAGAAGGATTTTAAATACAGGATAATGGCTAAAGAATCAAGGCAGTGAGAAGTAGCTCAGGTGTTACAGCTTACATATACTTTGGGAGACTGAAGAACTGGACTAAAATTGGGAAGATTAGTTATATTTGAGGTTTTGGCACTGCGTATGATTACTGTCAAGTGTGAAATGTCTACTTCTTCATTTAGAAATATGCGGTAT
The sequence above is drawn from the Desmodus rotundus isolate HL8 chromosome 12, HLdesRot8A.1, whole genome shotgun sequence genome and encodes:
- the BCL9 gene encoding B-cell CLL/lymphoma 9 protein isoform X2, whose translation is MHSSNPKVRNSPSGNTQSSPKSKQEVMVRPPTVMSPSGNPQLDSKFSNQGKQGGSASQSQPSPCDSKSGGHTPKALPGSGGSMGLKNGAGNGAKGKGKRERSISADSFDQRDPGTPNDDSDIKECNSADHIKSQDSQHTPHSMTPSNATAPRSSTPSHGQTTVPEPTPAQKTPAKVVYVFSTEMANKAAEAVLKGQVETIVSFHIQNISNSKTERSTAPVNTQISALRNDMKPLTQQPSAPASQDQNSSQNTRLQPTPPIPAPAPKPAAPPRPLDQDSPGVENKLISSVGSPASSTPLPPDGTGPNLTPNNRAVTPVSQGSNSSSADSKAPPPPPVSSGEPPTLGENPDGLSQEQLEHRERSLQTLRDIQRMLFPDEKEFTGQSGGPQQNTGVLDGPQKKPEGPIQAMMAQSQSLGKGPGPRTDVGAPFGPQGHRDVPFSPDEMVPSSMNSQSGPMGPDHLDHMTPEQIAWLKLQQEFYEEKRRKQEQVVVQQCSLQDMMIHQHGPRGVARGPPPPYQMTPSEGWGPGGAEPFADGINMPHSLPPRGIAPHPNMPGSQMRLPGFAGMINSEMEGPNIPNPASRPGLSGVSWPDDVPKIPDGRNFPPGQGVFSGPGRGERFPNPQGLSEEIFQQQLAEKQLGLPPGMSIDGIRPSMEMNRMIPGSQRHTDSGNNPIFPRIPVEGPLSPSRGDFPKGMPPQMGPGRELEFGVVPSGMKGEVSLNINMGSNSQMIPQKMREAGAGPEEMMKLRPGGADMLPAQQKMVPLPFGEHPQQEYGMGPRPFLPMSQGPGSNSGLRNLRESVGPDQRTNSRLSHMPPLPLNPSSNPTSLNTAPPVQRGLGRKPLDISVAGSQVHSPGINPLKSPTMRQVQSPMLGSPSGNLKSPQTPSQLAGMLAGPAAAASIKSPPVLGSAAASPVHLKSPSLPAPSPGWTSSPKPPLQSPGIPPNHKAPLTMASPAMLGSVESGGPPPPTASQSASVNIPGSLSSSTPYTMPPEPTLSQNPLSIMMSRMSKFAMPSSTPLYHDAIKTVASSDDDSPPARSPNLPSMNNMPGPNPVVPMPTLSPMGMTQPLSHSNQMPSPNAMGPNIPPHGVPMGPGLMSHNPIMGHGSQEPPMVPQGRMGFPQGFPPVQSPPQQVPFPHNGASGGQGNFPGGMGFPGEGPLGRPSNLPQSTADAALCKPGGPGGPDSFAVLGNSMPSVFTDPDLQEVIRPGATGIPEFDLSRIIPSEKPSQTLQYFPRGEVPGRKQPQGPGPGFSHMQGIMGEQAPRMGLALPGMGGPGPVGTPDIPLGTAPSMSGHNPMRPPAFLQQGMMGPHHRMMSPAQSTMPGQPTLMSNPAAAVGMIPGKDRGPAGLYTHPGPVGSPGMMMSMQGMMGPQQNIMIPPQMRPRGMATDVSMGGFSQGPANPGNMMF
- the BCL9 gene encoding B-cell CLL/lymphoma 9 protein isoform X3, with amino-acid sequence MHSSNPKVRNSPSGNTQSSPKSKQEVMVRPPTVMSPSGNPQLDSKFSNQECNSADHIKSQDSQHTPHSMTPSNATAPRSSTPSHGQTTVPEPTPAQKTPAKVVYVFSTEMANKAAEAVLKGQVETIVSFHIQNISNSKTERSTAPVNTQISALRNDMKPLTQQPSAPASQDQNSSQNTRLQPTPPIPAPAPKPAAPPRPLDQDSPGVENKLISSVGSPASSTPLPPDGTGPNLTPNNRAVTPVSQGSNSSSADSKAPPPPPVSSGEPPTLGENPDGLSQEQLEHRERSLQTLRDIQRMLFPDEKEFTGQSGGPQQNTGVLDGPQKKPEGPIQAMMAQSQSLGKGPGPRTDVGAPFGPQGHRDVPFSPDEMVPSSMNSQSGPMGPDHLDHMTPEQIAWLKLQQEFYEEKRRKQEQVVVQQCSLQDMMIHQHGPRGVARGPPPPYQMTPSEGWGPGGAEPFADGINMPHSLPPRGIAPHPNMPGSQMRLPGFAGMINSEMEGPNIPNPASRPGLSGVSWPDDVPKIPDGRNFPPGQGVFSGPGRGERFPNPQGLSEEIFQQQLAEKQLGLPPGMSIDGIRPSMEMNRMIPGSQRHTDSGNNPIFPRIPVEGPLSPSRGDFPKGMPPQMGPGRELEFGVVPSGMKGEVSLNINMGSNSQMIPQKMREAGAGPEEMMKLRPGGADMLPAQQKMVPLPFGEHPQQEYGMGPRPFLPMSQGPGSNSGLRNLRESVGPDQRTNSRLSHMPPLPLNPSSNPTSLNTAPPVQRGLGRKPLDISVAGSQVHSPGINPLKSPTMRQVQSPMLGSPSGNLKSPQTPSQLAGMLAGPAAAASIKSPPVLGSAAASPVHLKSPSLPAPSPGWTSSPKPPLQSPGIPPNHKAPLTMASPAMLGSVESGGPPPPTASQSASVNIPGSLSSSTPYTMPPEPTLSQNPLSIMMSRMSKFAMPSSTPLYHDAIKTVASSDDDSPPARSPNLPSMNNMPGMGINTQNPRISGPNPVVPMPTLSPMGMTQPLSHSNQMPSPNAMGPNIPPHGVPMGPGLMSHNPIMGHGSQEPPMVPQGRMGFPQGFPPVQSPPQQVPFPHNGASGGQGNFPGGMGFPGEGPLGRPSNLPQSTADAALCKPGGPGGPDSFAVLGNSMPSVFTDPDLQEVIRPGATGIPEFDLSRIIPSEKPSQTLQYFPRGEVPGRKQPQGPGPGFSHMQGIMGEQAPRMGLALPGMGGPGPVGTPDIPLGTAPSMSGHNPMRPPAFLQQGMMGPHHRMMSPAQSTMPGQPTLMSNPAAAVGMIPGKDRGPAGLYTHPGPVGSPGMMMSMQGMMGPQQNIMIPPQMRPRGMATDVSMGGFSQGPANPGNMMF
- the BCL9 gene encoding B-cell CLL/lymphoma 9 protein isoform X1 gives rise to the protein MHSSNPKVRNSPSGNTQSSPKSKQEVMVRPPTVMSPSGNPQLDSKFSNQGKQGGSASQSQPSPCDSKSGGHTPKALPGSGGSMGLKNGAGNGAKGKGKRERSISADSFDQRDPGTPNDDSDIKECNSADHIKSQDSQHTPHSMTPSNATAPRSSTPSHGQTTVPEPTPAQKTPAKVVYVFSTEMANKAAEAVLKGQVETIVSFHIQNISNSKTERSTAPVNTQISALRNDMKPLTQQPSAPASQDQNSSQNTRLQPTPPIPAPAPKPAAPPRPLDQDSPGVENKLISSVGSPASSTPLPPDGTGPNLTPNNRAVTPVSQGSNSSSADSKAPPPPPVSSGEPPTLGENPDGLSQEQLEHRERSLQTLRDIQRMLFPDEKEFTGQSGGPQQNTGVLDGPQKKPEGPIQAMMAQSQSLGKGPGPRTDVGAPFGPQGHRDVPFSPDEMVPSSMNSQSGPMGPDHLDHMTPEQIAWLKLQQEFYEEKRRKQEQVVVQQCSLQDMMIHQHGPRGVARGPPPPYQMTPSEGWGPGGAEPFADGINMPHSLPPRGIAPHPNMPGSQMRLPGFAGMINSEMEGPNIPNPASRPGLSGVSWPDDVPKIPDGRNFPPGQGVFSGPGRGERFPNPQGLSEEIFQQQLAEKQLGLPPGMSIDGIRPSMEMNRMIPGSQRHTDSGNNPIFPRIPVEGPLSPSRGDFPKGMPPQMGPGRELEFGVVPSGMKGEVSLNINMGSNSQMIPQKMREAGAGPEEMMKLRPGGADMLPAQQKMVPLPFGEHPQQEYGMGPRPFLPMSQGPGSNSGLRNLRESVGPDQRTNSRLSHMPPLPLNPSSNPTSLNTAPPVQRGLGRKPLDISVAGSQVHSPGINPLKSPTMRQVQSPMLGSPSGNLKSPQTPSQLAGMLAGPAAAASIKSPPVLGSAAASPVHLKSPSLPAPSPGWTSSPKPPLQSPGIPPNHKAPLTMASPAMLGSVESGGPPPPTASQSASVNIPGSLSSSTPYTMPPEPTLSQNPLSIMMSRMSKFAMPSSTPLYHDAIKTVASSDDDSPPARSPNLPSMNNMPGMGINTQNPRISGPNPVVPMPTLSPMGMTQPLSHSNQMPSPNAMGPNIPPHGVPMGPGLMSHNPIMGHGSQEPPMVPQGRMGFPQGFPPVQSPPQQVPFPHNGASGGQGNFPGGMGFPGEGPLGRPSNLPQSTADAALCKPGGPGGPDSFAVLGNSMPSVFTDPDLQEVIRPGATGIPEFDLSRIIPSEKPSQTLQYFPRGEVPGRKQPQGPGPGFSHMQGIMGEQAPRMGLALPGMGGPGPVGTPDIPLGTAPSMSGHNPMRPPAFLQQGMMGPHHRMMSPAQSTMPGQPTLMSNPAAAVGMIPGKDRGPAGLYTHPGPVGSPGMMMSMQGMMGPQQNIMIPPQMRPRGMATDVSMGGFSQGPANPGNMMF
- the LOC128779649 gene encoding uncharacterized protein translates to MRDFPLAAGGTHPENAGAARGKDPFPQQRKTKRKKAYRWPALRDAPSKQWAAATALSIHFCCSPRRTRGARPCL